Sequence from the Cydia pomonella isolate Wapato2018A unplaced genomic scaffold, ilCydPomo1 PGA_scaffold_81, whole genome shotgun sequence genome:
GGGTTTATTTATCCCCTTCATATGATACAGGTATATACTTATAGAACCTATTTTTCCAGCTCCCGCGACCCTCCGCCGCCAAACCCGGACGTGTACGAGTTCGACGAACTAGAAGGCTCTCGGCCTCCCTCGGGCCTCCGCCGCCGCAACCAGCCCACCCCCGACCCCCCCGCGCAGAGCCCCGAAAGCATACAATACATGGACATATGCCCTACAAGCTCTCAACTAGccaaaattaatacaaaaaaaaaaagaagttgggAACGTACTTAGTGTCAGCTTGGTACCTGAGGACGATATATATAAGAAGCGGAAGAATTTGATAGATAATCTGACGAATAGTCCAGCGCTGTTAAACAAGATTTTCAACTCCTTACCGACAGAACTTCAGAACGAGCTTGGGAGCTTGGCCACGGAGGGGACTGGGCGGGAGGAGGCTTATTTGGGACGAAAAGGCGGGGACGGTCTTAGAGGCACCCACGTACTATCCTACGGCTGAGGAGTTTGAGGTAAtatattagtgtttattgtaTCCACTGCTGACAGAACTTCTCAATGAGCTGGGGTGCTTGGCCACGGAGGGGACTGGGCGGGAGGAGGCTTATTTGGACGAAAAGGCGGGGACGGTCTTAGAGGCACCCACGTACTATCCTACGGCTGAGGAGTTTCAGGTAATGTATTAGTGTTTATTCGAGCTGTTAATATCCCAGCATTATAAGACTTAACATTTTGATAATAAATTACTAAACAATAAGAAACTAAACCTAAACCATCTCaacctaaaaaaaattctaattatattaggtctaataattaataaaatcatagaaaaaaacaaataataaaactaaaataataaaacgacTCAAATTCCTCTCAGAAgacatattttaaacaatataaattttaaaattttcaaaataaaattaaattctttataaaaatttaaattaaagcttatcccttaaaatattaaatttaattatttaaaaatttttttaataaaatttttaattaaactaatttaaaattaaatttttttctgaaaaaactagatatttttaaaaacgattaacatttcatttctaattaaatataaaaaatatttttgctacaataaattttttatttaattaactcttTTAAAttcgagaatttttttttataaaaattttaaattaataaactcTGATACACAagatacaataattaaaatttactttttttataatttttatttcaaatatttcaaatttctttcacaatactaatttactataaattaaataatttttttttataaaatactttaacccccattattatattttattaaaattatttttattaataaatttttatattaattttcccccactcaaattaaataaaataatattatcttttCAATGTAAATGAAATGCTTAAATTTCAAGCTCTAATTTGATCTTTCTAGAAACACTTTCCAGTACCTCTACTTTGTTACGACTTATTTCAACTTATAAATGAAAGCGACGggcaatatgtacatattttaatttttaatcattttatcaaattaaataaaattacatttaaatccactttcaattcaatttttcaattcaatttccatataaataaatttattgtaatCCATTATATTCTTAATTATAATCTGCATCTTgatctgatttaatttttatttaaaattttaaaatattataattatttaaaaatatttttttaacaacgatatacaaaatttttaattaagtaaaattattcgtGGATTATCAATTAATAAACAGATTCctctaaataaactaaaataccgccaaattatttaagtttcaataaataattatttactattttagtatttttattaaatttttaataatagggTATCTAATCctagtttataataaaatttattaaatcataattaattcttcttataaattttaattaaattaaaatttcacctaataatctaatatttaaattaatttatttaattatttattaatatctaataaaatttaatttaatttttgtataaCCGCAACTGCTGGCAcaaaatttgttattaatttctaTATTACTAAATCttaatttcttaaatttttaatattaattactattttcataaattaaatatttttaaaataattaaaattttatactaaaatttatatgtaaaataaatttttaaaaaattattataaatcataaaaaatttatttatataatttttttttgtatagattttttttttattttttttatattaatatttattaataataataaatattaaataatttcttttttttttatttataatattcatattaaaaattacatttgctatttaaaattttattaattaatattcaatattaaattttgaatattcatattcataattacataaaaatttatataaataataatataaaatttaattttaaatatttatttataatttattattattattattattaaatatttaatattaaaataatattaataaatatttaataataatattttattaaaccatttttaatattttttctttaaatattaaattaaaaataagctaAATTAAGCTTTTGGGTTCATACCCCAAATATAAAGGAAatccctttttttttaaaaataaagtgccTGAAAAAAAGGATTATTCTGATAGGATAAATTATGTAGAATTCTACCTTTATTATACTTTATAGAATTAAACTATatctaataatatcaaaaattatTGTGCATCAtacactaaaatatatttacaaagaaCTTTAAATTCTTTctgaaattattttctattttatatttttttttttatcaattcaaataaaatattttttatatttattctatgttttaGTACATTAATTTCCATTTCTTCAAATTCATGATTTGGATGTTGAATTGGattagaaattaatttattaagatttattcCCCTAATTTCCAACTCAAAAAATTTATTTGCCTCTGAAGcctctttaaaatattttcttattcaaTCTATTGCATCGattaatttcttatttattattttaataaaaatattatttataaatttagaaataaatattatatctattataataaattcaactttactaataaaaataggCTCAGCCCCTTTTCATTTCTGATTTCCTAATATTATAGAAGGTTTATCttgattaaattgttttattttaataacatgacaaaaaATTTCCCCCATAATTTTATTGtcttattattatcataataaatttttaattattattttatttttaaatgtaattatcgGAGCTATTGGAGGATTAAACCAAACCTCTTTACGTAAATTAATAGCCTTTTCATCGATTAATAACTTAGGGTGAATATTATCATCAATTATAATTAGAGaaaatttatgattattttatttttgtttttatagttttttaaatagattattatgcttaatattttttatgtttaatatttattttattaatcaattatttattattaatttaaataatataattaaaatatcccttataattaattttttatctttGGGTGGGTTACCACCATTCATTGGGTTTTTTCCAAAATGAATAGTAATTAActtcatattaaaaaataattttcttattttaacatttatttttgtaataataagattaattatattattatattatattcgaattatttattcttctttaatatttaattatttaaaattaaaatgatttaaaattaaaattaaaaataattcttttttttttattaattttttaagaataatttcattattagGAATAATTActagaacttttttttatttataaaaggttttaagttaatttaaactaataatcttcaaaattatttataaagaaaaatttctTTAAGCCTTAGAATTTTTCCACCttaaaatttgcaattttatattataattttaactataagacttttataataaaagagaaatttttctcgttaataaatttacaatttatcgCTTAATTCTCAGCCATTTTATTAGCGAAAATGACTTTATTCTACAAATCATAAAGATATTggaacattatattttattttggtatttGAGCCGGAATAGTAGGAACTTCTCTAAGATTACTTATTCGAGCAGAATTAGGAAATCCAGGATCTTTAATTGGtgatgatcaaatttataatactaTTGTAACTGCTCATGCTTTTATTATAAtaccttaaataaaataattatgcactacatctgtaccgAGGGCTACGAGATGGGGGGCAGATCAGGGCTCGTCTGGCGATATAGAAGAGAGGTGGAATGAACGCAATTGACGAAAttctattttcgcggttatagccctgttctTCATTTACAGTTGTCCACTGCGAGCCCCCGGCGCAGGTCCCCAACGGGCGCGTGACGCTGTCCCACAACGCGTCCGTGTTCGGCGCCGTCGCGGAGTACGCGTGTGTCCGCGGGCACCGCCTCGTCGGCGCCCGGCGCGCGAGCTGTCTAGCGAGCGGCGTTTGGGACCAGCAGCCGCCTAAATGTCaacgtaagtaaaaaaaaaattaatattctgTAACTTAAAGTAAACAGTTCAATATCCATGCTGGTgcctgtatttaagtattcaagaTACCTGTATTAAGAGACAACCGCTCTTCCACAAAAAGTGAGTACTAAATAATAAGgtgttttcaaaatttttgaaacggttgtaatacgttctatattaaccaaacgtatgtcctaaaattcaacttttacgcTAAAAAGGccttaaatatgttaaattaacaaaatatctttAGATGGATGCTATCGCGCAccaaacgctctttgaaaaaagtgtgacgtcacagtttacggttttacacaactatgtacatacatacgtaaCACCAAGGTCTGTTCACACACATTTACCTATAtgcacacatacacagcttgcccattACCAAAATGGCGACGCTTGAGTATTCTCTAAAGTGTTCTCGATGGGCATTTAAATCTTGCACCCTAAAAACCAACATTTATCCTCAAAACAATACGTCCGTaatatttgtgttattattcATCCCACAGCCGAGGAGCGCTCAACAACGACCACCACAACGCTCCCTCCCCCCACCACGGCCGCCCCCACCACCCCCGTCACGTCGCGCGCGCCGCCGACGCGGCCGCGCTCCacgccgcgccccgcgccgacTCCGTTCGTCACGCCGGAGACGCGCCGTCCCCGCCCAAAGACCACGGAACGGCCGACCACGAGATATGAAACGAGGGTCACGGACGCGCAGGAGTCGCCGACCAGCCATGTGCCGCATATTATTGTGGCCAGTCATCCTAGGGAGAACCAAGTAAGTACACAAggtgtacagtcgagttcataaatatgtataaattttttcaccttaatctattgcaataaggtgtaaaatgtatacctacatatttatgacctcgactgtaacaaaaatattggggATCCGTTCACAATTAAGGCgttattagagtgacagagaaagacgcccgcaatttgcgcacttcggtgttcgcggtaggccctcggtattgtgttctgattaggaaaaagaaaaaaaaaatgtttttgtcgccaaatttttatttttctgttcgtctactgtaatggttgaattaagacttcgtataccaaactgaaaTATAGTTTTCACTATGGGTTCCtgactcaactataatattcataagcaaacgttgtagtcaactataatgaatttgaccaatcactTGTCGCCGCGGTAGataggacgaaacaaaacgatagctcaaatcattatgtattttaagttcTATAGTAACAACTATTGCTTCATAGGTTAGAACGCGTATGTGGAACCCTTAAAAAAGCAATATCCATAGATTACGAAGACCGCTTTTCGTTTTATGTTAGTCTCTAcaggctactgtggccaaaatcgagaaaaaaaaactgttcaaaaattgaatttagtaaGGAGTAAGTACCAGgccctcatgagttacgagaaggtgtcgtcaACCAGCCCGCCGGGCGTGTATAAAGGTATTATGGCTGCTCGCGTATTTTAGCTGTATGTTTGTTTTCCTATATACAGTAAGTATTACGTTAGGTAATTTTAGTATTGTTTACAATAAtcatataatcaagcttttcaatctcgtacacTCAGTTGGCTGAAAGCTTCGTCGGTTGACTGAAAGCTCTTCATTATATcccgattgtataaaatactatttttccaTGGGGTGTTTCAAGTCAGCCAACCTTCCATACAAAGGCCTACcccgtaaaaaaaaacaatttcgttgacatatgatttttttttgcagaatatTATCTTaaaaaggtattaaaaaaaatataaataagtaaatcttttaattttgaatcttaATCATgtcattgaatttatttttatgaaacacCTGTAACGTCTCCTCAGATTCTCGGCAGCGGTAACAACATCCGCGCCGAGCAAACCCCCCGTGTCAACGTGCCCCAATCAGTGGACGGCGAACGGCGGGAGACTGTCGGCGCGCGCCTCAACCTCGGCGCCGTGGTCGCGCTCGGCGCGTTCGGCGCGATCGTCTTCCTCGTAGCGATCATCACTACCATCGTCATATTGGTGCGGAGGTGAGTTTCAACGGAGTCGGCGTGAGTTGATTTCGAACTGTATGTTGTAGAGGTTGAATCACAGTTTGAATTGAGTGGCTCCACCTGTAAAAGAAGCGCGAGCATGACCTGAATTCCGAAACCCGGAGCaagtaacaattataatattgttttattatgaatTGCTTAAACGATCATATTATTCATGTGAAAGGCCAGCGATGATCATGGTATTGAGATTCACTCTaccagtatttttaatatagaattagtatatatacataatataaaaaaaaactatttatgtaGAGCTTTGTGATTCAATCTCTACAGTGGTAAATAAGTGATAGAAAAAACATAACTAGTCCcctgccgcgtctgtctgtgtgtatgtatgtttgcgaTAAATTCGAAAACTATTGCacggattttcatgcagttttcaccaatcaatagagtgatgcatgaggaaggtttaggtgtataatttgtttgtgtagCCAGTGCGAAGCCGGGGAATGTCCCTAgttaaatatagtaaataaatgtatgttattCTAGTAGATATTTGTCAGTgttggaaaaaatatatacacacttACGTTATAGCTACACAcacagaaaaacaaaaattaagttGCTGGTATAATTACTTAATACTTGTTTCTGTAGATGTAGGTATGTACCAAAAATGTGAGCATGAGTTTCATCAATATTCGTAACTTTTGGTAGTAAATCGAATTCTgtgtgtgtacagtcagcatcaaaagtagcggatgaaacaacgtgccaaaagtatctgatattccggataacttttccaaatatagataaattgttaaaatttgcgctcaaaagtatatcttttacagtcttagttgttctatattaaagacgacactttttgttaagctattacagaatggtagatacttatgaaacgttatttgatccgctacttttgcttatgctgactgtacgaccaAAGCGAAAGCAATAGCATAAAAATAGGCATAGGCAGCGTCACTACCAACCAACAAGGCTAGAATACCGTTTCggtgtttagatattttatcGGTTACGGCGTGGTGAGTGCAACGTGGCAAAGTGTTTTGTACCCACACTAAGTTgaacataaaatataatcagattagattagatcaattttatttttattgaaaattgcaTGGTATTTTACAAATGTCACAATGTATCTAAACAGCGtgaattcacaaaaagatcgccgtaatgaaaaatatataaataacactaTCTGATAATCATAAACAGACCGGGCAgtaaggtacgagtatatctaGTGATTAGGAATaaagggaaatgcttggaacacatttGAGGACTCCGTAaatttgtttggactagttactttattttatttaactttattggGTAAATGGGAAATTGCATATCGTGGCTTGGAATCTAGCACGAGATCCAAAACAACACAAACAGCAtgtacacagcatgctttacaagtaagcgcaaatgttACAAATGATTGAACACCAtatcaacaaataaaataactatttaaacatTACACTATAACAGagtttactttacattattaAGATTTAACATCGCAAATGAGACAAACCCAAGTCAAAGCTGATGTCATCTGTCAGTGAGAGGAGAGAAGGATGTCGGCCAAGCATTTCTTAAACCTAGCAATGTGGGGGTCAAAATCACCGGCAATGATCACCGGCTAGTAGGTCATTATATTGGCGACACATTCTTGTAATtggattatatatattattatattaatatattatagaacattattacaaaataaacagtTAGAAAATCTGGAAAGCAAGTGGAATGAAGATAAATATGCAGCTCTAGTGCGCGGGCAAGTCAATGTTAATACAAAACGCGGTGCTTATTTGTTAAACAGCGGCCCGATGGGTATATTGTCGCTAGGCGATAGATCACCGGGCGAGTCAGGGGGCAATGACCGAGCCGGGTTGCATTCACCGTGCCAAGGTCAAGCGCCAGCGCAGATTAGTTGGCCGACTAGAGGTACAGAGCCATTAGCGCAAGCGCACGATGACGTATGCGAGTTACCGCCCGAATGTACTACGCCGGACCGGTCTAGCGAGGGAACGAAGCATGATGATGAGGCGTTCTCGACCAAGTCAACGGGCAATAAGGTTGAGTTTCCGGTGCAGCAAAATATGGACATATCTAATAGGAATCATTTATTATCGGCAAAGAAACAGGTATGCGGAACGGAGCGAAATAATGATAAACAAACATTTGCGGCCCTGTTGAAAAATGGGGAGCAATGGAAACCGCAAAAAGTTGACGAGGAATGGCAAAAGGTTCAAAGAAAAAAACTTAAGAACAAATTTATTGGGTCTAAGGGTAATGCGGAACCTACCGTTAATCTAAAGTTTAAAGCGGCTGAGGATAAGATACCTTTGTTTATATACAATGTGCATAAGGAAGTGTCGGAGAATGACATCAAGGAATATATTCAACATAAAACTAAAGAAGTAGTGTCCTTAGTAAAAGTGAGAACAAGGAGACAGAGGGACTATAACTCTTATAAGCTGTTCGTCTCAAGTGCaaaattagacatatttatggATGAATCTTTGTGGCCGCAGGGTGTTTATTTCAGGCGCTTTATCGTCAGGGATAGGCAAGATAAGCGGTCGAGTCAAGACTATGAGAGTGGAAATTTGGATCTTTCGAAGCGAAATGAGTAGTAGCATAACCAGAATGATAAGTTTTAACTGTAAGTCTCTAAAGCGGTCGTTAGCAGGAGTAAGGGAGTTGTGTGAATTAGCTGATGTCCTATTACTACAAGAAACATGGCTGTTGGGGCAC
This genomic interval carries:
- the LOC133534302 gene encoding uncharacterized protein LOC133534302 codes for the protein MHYICTEGYEMGGRSGLVWRYRREPCSSFTVVHCEPPAQVPNGRVTLSHNASVFGAVAEYACVRGHRLVGARRASCLASGVWDQQPPKCQPEERSTTTTTTLPPPTTAAPTTPVTSRAPPTRPRSTPRPAPTPFVTPETRRPRPKTTERPTTRYETRVTDAQESPTSHVPHIIVASHPRENQILGSGNNIRAEQTPRVNVPQSVDGERRETVGARLNLGAVVALGAFGAIVFLVAIITTIVILVRSRKHHDGKRYRHHVSPDCNTVASLDSSSSESRSGLNRYYRQAWEELHEATGAKGRRHDREAPKDGSELVVSDVYPAPRDKRRHHHHHHHRQPRHPDWHSPHRPQHNHKPRY